The following are encoded together in the Magnetococcales bacterium genome:
- a CDS encoding response regulator, which produces MAHILVVDDDESFRIYLVTLLRQAGHTVLEADNGQTGLELCAASPVELIITDIFMPKMDGIDLLAAVRTERPQVKVIAISGGYKAMNSRLTLEMATSFGAMDIITKPFQAGTVLQKVTRALESTDAEPTKDK; this is translated from the coding sequence ATGGCACACATTCTGGTGGTGGATGATGATGAGAGCTTCCGGATCTATCTGGTGACCCTGCTCCGGCAGGCTGGCCACACGGTCTTGGAGGCGGACAATGGGCAGACAGGCTTGGAGTTGTGTGCGGCTTCGCCTGTGGAACTGATCATCACCGATATCTTCATGCCCAAAATGGATGGGATCGATCTGCTCGCGGCGGTGCGGACAGAGCGTCCCCAGGTCAAGGTGATCGCCATTTCCGGGGGGTACAAGGCGATGAACTCCCGTTTGACTCTGGAAATGGCCACCTCTTTTGGCGCCATGGACATCATCACCAAGCCATTCCAGGCCGGAACGGTTTTGCAGAAAGTCACCAGGGCGCTTGAATCCACGGATGCTGAACCAACAAAGGATAAGTGA
- a CDS encoding Hpt domain-containing protein — protein METVFPYQELLDLQKLSEMKQELEGGFQTVVRHYQAGILHRPERIRQAIRDQDAERVAMESHSLKSVCRQVGLVRMGEMAAELEAMGVAGNLAQAESLVERLIAASVTANQELTCHCAGVELPRPFFEKGESSSNP, from the coding sequence ATGGAAACCGTTTTCCCATATCAAGAGTTGCTCGACTTGCAGAAATTGAGCGAAATGAAACAGGAGCTGGAAGGCGGATTCCAGACCGTGGTGCGTCACTATCAGGCCGGGATTCTGCATCGGCCCGAAAGAATCCGTCAGGCGATCCGCGACCAGGATGCCGAACGGGTCGCCATGGAAAGTCACTCCTTGAAGAGTGTTTGTCGTCAGGTTGGTCTGGTGCGGATGGGTGAAATGGCCGCCGAGTTGGAAGCCATGGGGGTGGCCGGCAATCTCGCACAGGCCGAATCCCTGGTCGAACGGTTGATCGCCGCCAGTGTCACGGCCAACCAGGAGTTGACTTGTCATTGTGCCGGGGTCGAGTTGCCCCGACCGTTTTTCGAGAAAGGGGAAAGTTCGTCCAACCCGTAG
- a CDS encoding diguanylate cyclase, translating to MNTTAPAGRKGLILVADDDILMREALVVFFQKNGHEVVVAKDGQEVLQIRALTVPDLIVLDVCMPNLDGFETCRALRRDWVAPRIPIIMLTGLFDTQSVDQAFEAGADDYVTKPIHWAILRQRVLLLLHRSDVEARIRHQANFDGLTDLPNRVLFLDRLTHALSLACRNGESLAVLFIDLDHFKPINDTLGHGAGDELLRQVAQRLRQCVRQSDTLARLGGDEFTIIVANLCQPPDPEIVAEKVLAALSRPFCLHGTHAIISASVGIALYPDHGTELEILLRNADQAMYQAKSLGRNRYQRFKHSGGPAA from the coding sequence ATGAATACCACCGCTCCGGCGGGCCGGAAAGGTCTTATTCTGGTCGCTGATGACGACATCTTGATGCGTGAGGCTCTGGTCGTCTTTTTCCAAAAGAATGGCCATGAGGTCGTCGTGGCCAAAGATGGCCAGGAAGTCTTGCAGATTCGCGCCCTGACCGTGCCGGATCTGATCGTTTTGGACGTGTGCATGCCCAATCTGGACGGCTTCGAGACCTGCCGCGCCCTGCGCAGGGATTGGGTCGCCCCCCGGATTCCGATCATCATGCTCACGGGCCTGTTCGACACCCAATCCGTCGATCAGGCTTTCGAGGCGGGCGCGGATGATTATGTCACCAAACCCATTCATTGGGCGATCCTGCGACAACGGGTGTTGCTGTTGCTGCATCGCAGCGATGTGGAGGCCAGAATTCGCCATCAGGCCAATTTCGACGGCCTCACCGATCTGCCCAACCGCGTCTTGTTTCTGGATCGGCTGACCCATGCCCTGTCGTTGGCCTGTCGCAATGGTGAGTCCCTGGCGGTGTTGTTCATCGATCTGGACCATTTCAAACCGATCAACGATACCCTGGGTCATGGGGCCGGGGATGAACTGTTGCGTCAGGTCGCCCAGCGACTGAGGCAGTGCGTGCGTCAATCCGACACGTTGGCCCGGCTGGGTGGGGATGAGTTCACCATCATCGTGGCCAATCTGTGTCAACCGCCGGATCCGGAGATCGTGGCGGAAAAGGTGCTGGCAGCCCTTTCCAGACCGTTTTGTCTGCATGGCACCCACGCCATCATTTCGGCCAGTGTGGGTATCGCCTTGTATCCGGATCATGGCACCGAACTGGAAATCCTGCTCAGGAATGCGGATCAGGCCATGTATCAGGCCAAAAGCTTGGGCAGGAACCGGTATCAACGCTTCAAGCACTCGGGAGGGCCGGCTGCATGA
- a CDS encoding response regulator, producing the protein MPDPFRGLLGGCQTPMRFFLGLALIGLGETAVTVLLFPDHGGLISPVMLLTHFLCMTAWNLLIILIFFHLPLFRELRDRQWIHATHHALSRRMRDVGVVQSLGEMTLQFLLEHLGALNGVIYLAEEGNRLQWLSGIGIPSERELSQTLEPGEGLLGQVAITRKPVRLKDVPVEPLRLKAELLAGWPRDLIITPLIHDDQLQGVLALGNRELFQDRHRCFLERAGETIARAIAGVRANAVRQQLLEESRMKTQELAINQQVLRDTIELLEQTSGFKSRFLANMSHELRSPLNSLLILAQLLKENKQGNLTPKQVEFASTIHAAGSDLLTMIDEILDLARIEAGRIRVFKDPVKLSELAIGLERLFVHVAREKKLDFEVLLQGMLPVAIRTDRMRVEQILKNLITNAIKFTHAGGVTVTIRPVPDGVGTLIAMSVADTGVGIPRDQHAEVFEPFRQLDDGSNRKYGGSGLGLAISKELAQLLGGRIELVSEQGQGSLFTLYLPLESVESSPLPQATPVTPRNEERNQGIDAIPDDRRRLGPDDRSVLLVGMDYHRIRAIGEAARVLGLGVIVAGDQSAALFLANFLRPVGLIMVGDLPGVATFPLVKRLRTTADRDALPALYLHPANATLEIDGAAEEVQLVPLLRESDQTSPECQRFLQSVLAVPAACALEDSGADPTRDRGGVGFPSDPLLKGHPAVCNLVGRRVLLIDDDIRNIFALTSFLEEQGCQVIMAESGRVGMERLRQQPLLDMVLMDIMLPDMNGYDWLGEIRRQPAWRHLPLLVLTAKAMQGERQRCLEAGASDYLSKPVDTLKLLSMMRPWLDKNR; encoded by the coding sequence ATGCCAGATCCGTTTCGGGGTTTGTTGGGGGGGTGTCAGACTCCCATGCGTTTTTTTCTGGGTCTGGCTTTGATCGGACTGGGAGAGACGGCGGTGACGGTTTTGCTGTTTCCGGATCATGGTGGTCTCATTTCACCGGTCATGCTGTTGACCCATTTTCTGTGCATGACAGCCTGGAATCTTCTGATTATTCTGATCTTTTTTCATCTCCCCCTCTTTCGGGAGCTGAGAGACCGGCAGTGGATCCACGCCACCCATCACGCCTTGAGCCGTCGCATGCGGGATGTCGGAGTGGTGCAATCCCTTGGCGAAATGACCCTGCAATTTCTCCTCGAACATCTGGGCGCCCTCAATGGGGTGATCTATCTGGCGGAAGAGGGGAATCGTCTCCAGTGGCTGTCCGGGATCGGCATCCCTTCGGAGCGGGAACTGTCCCAAACTCTGGAACCGGGTGAAGGACTCCTCGGACAGGTGGCCATCACCCGTAAACCGGTACGGCTCAAGGATGTGCCGGTGGAGCCGTTGCGGCTCAAGGCGGAACTGCTGGCGGGCTGGCCCCGGGATCTGATCATCACCCCTTTGATCCACGACGACCAATTGCAGGGAGTGTTGGCTCTGGGCAATCGGGAGCTTTTCCAGGATCGTCACCGGTGTTTCCTGGAGCGGGCCGGCGAGACCATCGCCCGGGCCATTGCCGGGGTGCGGGCCAACGCGGTGCGGCAGCAACTCCTGGAAGAAAGTCGCATGAAAACCCAGGAGTTGGCCATCAATCAGCAGGTGCTCCGGGATACCATCGAACTGTTGGAACAGACCAGCGGTTTCAAGTCCCGTTTTCTCGCCAACATGTCCCACGAATTGCGTTCCCCCCTCAACAGTCTGTTGATCCTCGCCCAACTGCTCAAGGAAAACAAACAGGGCAATCTCACCCCCAAACAGGTGGAGTTCGCCTCTACCATCCATGCCGCCGGATCCGATCTGTTGACCATGATCGACGAAATTCTCGATCTGGCCCGCATCGAGGCGGGACGGATTCGCGTTTTCAAGGATCCGGTCAAGCTTTCCGAATTGGCCATCGGTCTGGAACGGCTGTTTGTGCATGTGGCCCGGGAGAAGAAACTGGATTTCGAGGTGTTGTTGCAAGGCATGTTGCCCGTGGCCATCCGCACCGACCGGATGCGGGTGGAACAGATTCTTAAAAACCTGATCACCAACGCCATCAAGTTCACCCATGCCGGCGGGGTGACGGTGACCATCCGACCGGTGCCAGATGGGGTCGGCACCCTGATCGCCATGTCCGTGGCGGATACCGGGGTGGGCATTCCCAGGGATCAGCACGCCGAGGTGTTCGAGCCGTTCCGCCAGTTGGATGACGGCTCCAATCGGAAATACGGTGGCAGCGGATTGGGTCTGGCCATCAGCAAGGAGTTGGCCCAACTGTTGGGAGGACGCATCGAACTGGTGAGCGAACAGGGACAGGGCAGTCTGTTTACCTTGTATCTGCCCCTGGAAAGCGTGGAATCTTCCCCGTTGCCCCAGGCCACTCCGGTGACGCCCCGGAACGAAGAGCGCAACCAGGGTATCGACGCCATCCCGGATGACCGGCGTCGTTTGGGACCGGATGACCGTTCGGTCTTGCTGGTGGGCATGGATTATCACCGGATTCGCGCCATCGGGGAAGCGGCCCGGGTCTTGGGACTCGGGGTGATTGTTGCCGGGGATCAGAGCGCCGCGCTTTTCCTGGCCAATTTTTTGCGTCCGGTGGGTTTGATCATGGTGGGGGATCTGCCCGGCGTGGCTACGTTTCCCCTGGTGAAACGGTTGCGGACCACTGCGGATCGGGATGCCCTGCCGGCTTTGTATCTTCATCCCGCCAACGCGACCCTGGAAATCGATGGTGCCGCAGAAGAGGTCCAACTGGTTCCTTTGCTGCGGGAGAGTGATCAAACCAGCCCGGAGTGCCAACGATTCCTGCAATCCGTTCTGGCGGTGCCCGCGGCTTGTGCGCTGGAAGATTCCGGAGCGGATCCGACGCGTGATCGTGGGGGCGTGGGCTTTCCGTCCGACCCGCTCCTCAAGGGGCATCCGGCTGTGTGCAATCTGGTTGGTCGGCGTGTTTTGTTGATTGATGATGATATCCGCAATATTTTTGCTCTGACCAGTTTTCTGGAAGAGCAAGGATGTCAGGTGATCATGGCGGAGAGTGGTCGGGTTGGGATGGAGCGGTTGCGTCAGCAACCCTTGCTTGACATGGTATTGATGGACATCATGTTGCCCGACATGAATGGTTATGATTGGTTGGGAGAGATTCGCCGTCAGCCGGCCTGGCGTCATCTTCCCTTGCTGGTTCTGACCGCCAAGGCCATGCAGGGGGAGCGGCAACGCTGTCTGGAGGCCGGGGCGTCGGACTATCTTTCCAAGCCGGTGGATACATTGAAACTGCTTTCCATGATGCGTCCTTGGCTCGATAAGAATCGGTGA
- a CDS encoding response regulator, with the protein MKPYILIVDDLDNNLTATAGLLADMGAEMVLARNGREALLQMTKHDFAVVLLDAHMPDMDGFEVVRLMAGVSRTRTIPIIFMSAVFKDDQHALVGYDLGAVDYLVKPFPPEFLRAKVKVFLELFRQKERIHAQDQALRLFRNLLDESSDEILIFDLDSGLLLDANVTAFERLGMPREESIGAFHLEDCHLIIGKDRQMDLLVERIRAHGRLIVEGEYFDRSRQLHYTETNLQLFEQPGQALLLAMLRDVTQRKQIELALCRAQAEADQANQAKSDFLAAMSHEIRTPMNIIIGMSDVLLETHLGPEQKYYLSMLRTAGDNLMVLINDILDLSKVEANKLQILVEPVHVRAVATEVIDMLRVLAGNKGISLEMRLDPTLPEWIQSDGMRVRQCLYNLLSNGLKFTERGWVVVDIGRKPNDADTLLVVVADSGIGIRPDHLERIFESFTQSDSGISRRYGGTGLGLSLTRRLVEMMGGRIWVESRFGEGSRFFFTLPLRPAAAPDQSREYPGGGRGKPDGVVRPLKILLVEDMEENRELVNLYLESSPHHLSMATNGAEALDRVMREAFDVVLMDIEMPVMNGLRATTLIRAWEKESRRESSLVILALSAHSMEGEAKLCREAGCNDHLGKPISKKNLLAALERYGNR; encoded by the coding sequence ATGAAACCTTACATCCTGATCGTGGATGACCTGGACAACAATCTGACCGCCACCGCCGGTTTGCTGGCCGACATGGGCGCGGAGATGGTGTTGGCGCGCAATGGCCGCGAGGCGTTGCTCCAGATGACCAAACACGATTTCGCCGTGGTGCTGCTCGACGCCCATATGCCGGACATGGATGGTTTCGAGGTGGTGCGGCTCATGGCGGGGGTAAGCCGTACCCGGACCATTCCGATCATCTTCATGTCGGCGGTTTTCAAGGATGACCAACACGCTCTGGTCGGTTACGACCTCGGGGCCGTGGATTATCTGGTGAAACCCTTTCCCCCGGAGTTCTTGCGGGCTAAGGTCAAGGTGTTTCTGGAACTTTTCCGCCAGAAGGAGCGGATTCATGCCCAGGATCAGGCGTTGCGGCTGTTTCGCAATCTGTTGGACGAGTCCAGTGATGAGATTCTGATTTTTGATCTTGATTCCGGGTTGTTGCTCGATGCCAATGTGACCGCCTTTGAACGTCTGGGCATGCCCCGGGAAGAGTCCATCGGGGCGTTTCATCTGGAGGATTGTCATCTCATCATTGGCAAGGACCGGCAGATGGATCTGCTTGTGGAGCGCATCCGCGCCCATGGCCGTTTGATCGTGGAAGGGGAGTATTTCGACCGGAGTCGGCAACTTCACTATACCGAAACCAATCTCCAGTTGTTCGAGCAGCCCGGTCAGGCGCTGCTGTTGGCCATGTTACGGGATGTGACCCAGCGCAAGCAGATCGAATTGGCCTTGTGTCGCGCCCAGGCTGAGGCCGATCAGGCCAATCAGGCCAAAAGCGATTTTCTGGCCGCCATGAGCCATGAAATCCGTACCCCGATGAACATCATCATCGGCATGAGCGACGTGTTGCTGGAAACCCATCTGGGGCCGGAGCAAAAATATTATCTGTCGATGTTGCGCACCGCCGGGGACAATCTGATGGTGCTGATCAACGATATTCTGGATTTGAGCAAGGTGGAGGCCAATAAATTGCAAATCCTGGTGGAGCCGGTTCATGTGCGGGCCGTGGCTACCGAGGTGATCGACATGCTGCGGGTGTTGGCCGGCAACAAGGGGATCAGTCTGGAGATGCGTCTGGATCCGACGTTGCCGGAATGGATCCAGTCGGATGGGATGCGGGTTCGGCAATGTTTGTACAATCTGCTCAGCAATGGTTTGAAATTCACCGAGCGGGGATGGGTGGTGGTGGATATCGGTCGGAAGCCGAACGATGCCGACACCCTGTTGGTGGTGGTGGCGGACAGTGGCATCGGGATTCGTCCCGACCATTTGGAGCGCATCTTTGAGAGTTTCACCCAATCCGATTCGGGCATCTCCCGGCGGTATGGCGGCACCGGGCTGGGGCTTTCTCTGACCCGGCGGCTGGTGGAGATGATGGGGGGACGGATCTGGGTGGAAAGCCGTTTTGGCGAGGGGAGCCGGTTCTTTTTTACCTTGCCCCTGCGACCGGCGGCGGCTCCGGATCAGAGCCGGGAGTATCCCGGAGGCGGGCGGGGCAAGCCGGATGGGGTGGTGCGTCCCTTGAAGATTTTGCTGGTGGAGGATATGGAGGAGAACCGGGAGCTGGTGAACCTGTATCTGGAGAGTTCCCCCCATCATCTGAGCATGGCCACCAATGGGGCCGAGGCGTTGGATCGGGTCATGCGGGAGGCGTTCGATGTGGTGCTGATGGATATCGAGATGCCGGTCATGAACGGTTTGCGGGCCACGACCCTGATTCGCGCCTGGGAAAAAGAGAGCCGGCGGGAGTCATCGCTTGTCATTCTGGCCCTGTCCGCCCACTCCATGGAAGGGGAGGCGAAGCTGTGTCGGGAGGCGGGTTGCAACGACCATCTGGGCAAACCCATCAGCAAGAAGAATCTGCTCGCCGCCCTGGAACGGTATGGCAACCGGTGA
- a CDS encoding ABC transporter permease produces MIRPALSLAKRELVRFFRQPHRVVGSLAQPLLIWAFLGAGFSPSFRAPGMEHLSYAEYFYPGVLLMLMLFAGIFSTITLIEDRAQGLMQGVLASPAPRMAIVLGKVAGGIAIAMIQAAPLLLAAPFLGIPLEWGGLVWILFGFLVSCLGFTALGFLIAWNMESTAGFHAVMSILLMPMWMLSGALFPLDHAPGWLWALMVVNPVTHALTLIRTPLYHAPSVFLATPAYWNALLIAVTWAVVCLWLALWRVNRVEKGIDMPS; encoded by the coding sequence ATGATCCGTCCCGCCCTCTCTTTGGCCAAACGGGAACTGGTGCGTTTTTTCCGCCAACCCCACCGGGTGGTGGGCAGTCTGGCCCAACCCCTGCTGATCTGGGCCTTTCTCGGGGCGGGTTTTTCCCCCTCGTTCCGGGCGCCGGGCATGGAACACCTCTCCTACGCCGAATATTTCTATCCGGGCGTTTTGTTGATGCTGATGCTGTTTGCCGGGATTTTTTCCACCATCACCTTGATCGAGGATCGGGCCCAGGGGCTGATGCAAGGGGTGCTGGCCTCTCCGGCCCCCCGCATGGCCATCGTGCTGGGCAAGGTGGCCGGAGGCATCGCCATCGCCATGATCCAGGCCGCACCCCTGCTGCTGGCCGCGCCCTTTCTGGGCATTCCTTTGGAGTGGGGCGGGCTGGTATGGATTTTGTTCGGTTTTCTGGTTTCTTGTCTGGGGTTCACGGCGTTGGGATTCCTCATCGCCTGGAACATGGAAAGCACCGCCGGGTTCCATGCGGTGATGTCGATCTTGCTGATGCCCATGTGGATGCTTTCCGGCGCCCTGTTTCCCCTGGATCACGCCCCGGGCTGGCTGTGGGCCTTGATGGTGGTCAATCCGGTCACCCACGCCCTGACCCTGATCCGCACCCCTTTGTACCATGCCCCGTCGGTCTTTCTCGCCACCCCGGCCTACTGGAATGCCCTGCTCATCGCCGTCACCTGGGCGGTGGTCTGTCTCTGGCTGGCGTTATGGCGGGTCAACCGGGTGGAAAAAGGGATCGACATGCCATCCTGA
- a CDS encoding ABC transporter ATP-binding protein → MIPDDSSPAVVIRQLGHCYRATRRQAPRKALDRLDLTIPTGTFFVLTGPNGSGKSTLFKILCGMTRPSTGTIHIFDHDLIANPNAARSAMGVVFQKPALDKYLTVEENLKIHADLHDIPPDLFRQRLPDALAWSDLRERLGDRVETLSGGLARQAELVKVLLHAPALLLLDEPTAGLDPGGRLAFLATLKRLQKKHGVTILMTSHVFAEAEQADLVAILRQGKLLALDSPTHLSRQLGAEILVVQGEGLETVAQGLTTRAGITLQVQNHELRIQGESRELLPLMAKLLQDHRERIHALAIKQPTLEDVYIHLTGRDLFSDEEEQNR, encoded by the coding sequence ATGATCCCTGACGACTCTTCACCGGCGGTCGTCATCCGCCAACTTGGCCACTGCTATCGGGCCACCCGTCGACAAGCACCCCGCAAGGCGCTGGACCGGCTGGATCTCACCATTCCGACAGGCACCTTTTTTGTCCTGACAGGCCCCAATGGCAGCGGCAAGTCCACCTTGTTCAAGATCCTGTGCGGCATGACCCGACCCAGCACCGGAACGATTCACATTTTCGACCACGATCTGATCGCCAACCCGAATGCGGCCCGAAGCGCCATGGGGGTGGTATTCCAAAAACCGGCCCTGGACAAATATCTGACAGTCGAGGAAAACTTAAAAATCCACGCGGATCTGCACGACATCCCCCCGGATCTGTTCCGGCAACGCCTGCCCGACGCCCTGGCTTGGAGCGATCTGCGGGAACGATTGGGGGATCGGGTGGAAACCCTGTCGGGGGGACTGGCCAGACAGGCGGAACTGGTCAAGGTGCTGCTGCACGCGCCGGCCCTGTTGCTGCTGGACGAACCCACGGCAGGACTGGATCCCGGCGGACGACTGGCCTTTCTGGCCACCTTGAAGAGGCTACAGAAAAAACATGGTGTCACAATTCTGATGACAAGTCACGTCTTTGCCGAAGCGGAACAAGCCGATTTGGTGGCAATCCTGCGCCAAGGAAAACTGCTGGCTTTGGACTCGCCAACTCATCTCTCCCGCCAACTGGGGGCGGAGATTCTGGTGGTCCAGGGTGAGGGGCTTGAAACCGTGGCCCAGGGCCTGACCACTCGTGCCGGCATCACCCTGCAAGTCCAGAATCATGAACTGCGCATCCAGGGGGAAAGCCGGGAGTTGTTGCCACTGATGGCCAAACTCCTGCAAGACCATCGGGAACGGATCCATGCCTTGGCCATCAAACAGCCGACCCTGGAGGATGTCTACATCCACCTGACCGGTCGGGATCTCTTCAGCGACGAGGAGGAGCAAAACCGATGA
- a CDS encoding cytochrome C oxidase subunit II → MSILPPSQKIWWKEPIHGIEMMWIILALIWCLVLFLWMPYWHVYGKQNLSNESYKTSPEKFESKANAMAKEHTVRTDTKSNIPVVHPPAGSDVYLLGRMWQWWPILELEKNKTYRLHISSLDWQHGFSLQPTNINLQILPGYETVVTITPDQSGEFAVVCNEFCGVGHHTMLGKIYVK, encoded by the coding sequence ATGAGCATTCTGCCTCCCTCGCAGAAAATCTGGTGGAAAGAACCGATCCACGGCATCGAAATGATGTGGATCATCCTGGCATTGATCTGGTGTCTGGTGCTGTTCTTGTGGATGCCTTATTGGCATGTGTATGGAAAACAGAATCTTTCCAATGAATCCTACAAGACCTCCCCCGAGAAATTCGAGTCCAAGGCCAACGCCATGGCCAAGGAACACACGGTGCGGACCGATACCAAATCCAACATTCCAGTGGTGCATCCTCCTGCGGGTAGCGATGTCTATCTGTTGGGTCGCATGTGGCAGTGGTGGCCGATCCTGGAGCTGGAAAAAAACAAGACCTACCGCCTGCACATCTCCTCACTGGACTGGCAGCATGGTTTTTCTTTGCAACCCACCAATATCAATCTGCAAATCCTTCCGGGATACGAGACGGTGGTGACCATTACCCCAGACCAATCCGGTGAGTTCGCCGTTGTCTGCAATGAATTTTGCGGCGTCGGCCATCACACCATGTTGGGCAAGATCTACGTGAAATAG
- a CDS encoding cbb3-type cytochrome c oxidase subunit I yields MAAKMFRQCPDSGLFFHKSAESLMKAHAVLGVVYLLVGGFLGLLVALTRMPSLHLLSAEDFYLALSIHGTAILIFWIIFFEMAVLYFAASTLLRCRPATPGIGWVGFLLMVIGSVLVMTAFFRGNSSVMFTSYVPMPAEPIFYLGLILFAVGALIGCFIFLGTLVIARQEKTYDGSVPLVTFGALTAAIIAIFTIASGAVILIPTWLWSLGFINHIDPLMYRTVWWALGHSSQQINVAAHVSIWYAVAAILFGARPMSEKVSRTAFLLYILFLQLASAHHILADPGVSSTWKVFNTSYAMYLAVLASMVHGLTVPGCIEVAQRKKGFNNGLFEWLKKAPWANPVFSGMFIAMIIFGFIGGITGVVMGTEQINLIIHNTIFVPGHFHATVAVGTTLTFMAITYFLIPVLFRRELIWPTACKWQPYIFGGGMLILSLFLLGAGTLGVPRRHWDINFSDALLQFQFAGTAITMLGIAGFGGFLAAVGGALFCLIAVGSLIFGKRLDPGASLFSSFGFPMASSCYNVERPGKLGLAPVEQTGDGGVQAKGTFVLALVFLASFVVYFFINAKYLSSIWPMG; encoded by the coding sequence ATGGCCGCCAAGATGTTTCGTCAATGCCCGGATTCGGGCCTGTTCTTCCACAAATCCGCCGAGTCCCTCATGAAGGCCCACGCCGTTTTGGGTGTGGTCTATCTGCTGGTCGGTGGCTTCCTCGGGCTGCTGGTCGCGTTGACCCGCATGCCCTCGTTGCATCTCCTGAGTGCCGAGGATTTTTATCTGGCTCTTTCCATCCATGGAACGGCCATTCTCATCTTCTGGATCATCTTTTTTGAAATGGCGGTGCTTTATTTCGCCGCCTCGACCCTGCTTCGCTGTCGTCCGGCCACCCCGGGCATCGGCTGGGTCGGGTTCCTGCTCATGGTGATCGGCTCTGTCCTGGTGATGACCGCCTTCTTCCGGGGCAACTCCAGCGTCATGTTCACCTCCTATGTGCCCATGCCCGCCGAGCCGATCTTTTACCTGGGCTTGATCCTCTTCGCCGTGGGGGCGTTGATCGGATGTTTCATCTTTCTGGGTACTCTGGTCATCGCCAGACAGGAAAAAACCTACGACGGCTCCGTTCCTCTGGTGACCTTCGGCGCCTTGACCGCCGCCATCATCGCCATCTTCACCATCGCCTCCGGCGCGGTCATCCTCATCCCCACGTGGCTGTGGTCGTTGGGTTTCATCAATCACATCGATCCGTTGATGTACCGCACCGTCTGGTGGGCTTTGGGTCACTCCTCCCAGCAGATCAACGTGGCGGCTCACGTCTCCATCTGGTATGCCGTCGCCGCCATTCTGTTCGGCGCCCGGCCCATGTCTGAAAAGGTCAGCCGTACCGCCTTTCTGCTTTACATCCTCTTCCTGCAACTGGCCAGCGCCCATCACATCCTGGCCGATCCCGGCGTCAGCTCCACCTGGAAGGTCTTCAACACCAGCTATGCCATGTATCTGGCCGTGCTCGCCAGCATGGTCCATGGCTTGACCGTTCCGGGCTGTATCGAAGTGGCCCAACGCAAGAAAGGCTTCAACAACGGCCTGTTCGAGTGGCTCAAAAAGGCTCCCTGGGCCAATCCGGTCTTCTCCGGCATGTTCATCGCCATGATCATCTTTGGCTTCATCGGCGGCATCACCGGTGTGGTCATGGGTACCGAACAGATCAACCTGATCATCCACAACACCATCTTCGTGCCTGGTCACTTCCACGCCACCGTGGCGGTGGGCACGACCCTGACCTTCATGGCCATCACCTACTTCCTGATCCCGGTCTTGTTCCGTCGTGAACTGATCTGGCCCACCGCCTGCAAATGGCAACCCTACATCTTTGGCGGCGGCATGTTGATCTTGAGCCTCTTCCTGTTGGGTGCGGGCACCTTGGGGGTTCCCCGTCGTCACTGGGACATCAACTTCTCCGACGCCCTGTTGCAGTTCCAGTTCGCCGGAACGGCCATCACCATGCTGGGCATCGCCGGTTTCGGTGGATTCCTGGCTGCGGTGGGTGGTGCCCTCTTCTGCCTGATCGCCGTCGGTTCCCTGATCTTCGGCAAACGCCTGGATCCGGGCGCCAGCCTGTTCAGCAGCTTTGGCTTCCCCATGGCTTCCTCCTGCTACAACGTCGAACGTCCGGGCAAACTGGGGCTCGCCCCGGTGGAACAGACCGGTGACGGCGGAGTCCAGGCCAAGGGTACGTTCGTGTTGGCTCTGGTCTTTCTGGCTTCCTTCGTCGTATACTTCTTCATCAATGCCAAGTATCTTTCGTCCATCTGGCCGATGGGCTGA